One Pedomonas mirosovicensis genomic region harbors:
- a CDS encoding SdrD B-like domain-containing protein, which produces MTGTTSTTGTQVNTVTLTMPSGYADANTANNEASATYQVADPTADLWLTKAKTPSPVEAGGEMTSTIVVHNDGPSALDYSPEAPLRVTDTVSADETYVSADANWSCSQTGNEIVCDRVGTGTLAVDGTVTLTLKTQASLSANATLTNTACTGSTGNSLALPLDTNAANDCSGAGVRATTVTTDMTVLSEVSLSPSGPWSQSPALVIPSGTQDFYIRLTATNLGTQTAETAWVTSTLTNHLNDKGFITSVAQVSATKGSAAFDQTSGKISWTFNSFAGGTSETAIVKVSRPFNSGSFENIAHITSPDTIDSDNSNNDSTANPALYTVDPLADVAVTDKSIAPDPLHVGVVGTYTISLRNNGANPASDVTLTDVIDPSRFELVGNPTKTRGAGTCSKDDMSGTITCNLGTLARGEAMQVMQDVRPRFPFGGETSNFPQSHTNTASATTSTADSDATNDSASVTHQVTAPTFDLAISNQEPGASYDPVRFGQDLVYDIRVSNYGPSRANDILITDTPEPPAGYSMTFVKAEINPVAANGGMTLYTPPAASCAESGGTVECRLSPSTDTNYLDKSRQVIFRLYFKPSGDAPPNSLTFTNHVNVVAREQPGISTSEADGQLDNNKATQTTTVLPSADLEVVSKTRVTPAPVSVNQPIEYSIVIRNNGVSPTTQVQVTDTLPAGFVLTTPAPTATAAGTASVSNISCSGTSTVLCILDGSFPADGSPVTIKLYALAKYPYSGPFDTDVVNTARIESGKDSDGRELSRDPDDTNNQKTATVQISGSSIAGGVFADANLDAVFQTGEAVAGATVTLTGTDSYGNDVGPLTKTTGADGLFTFTGLPAGTYQIVETQPAKLFDGQETAGTAGGTVSNDSFSSAAAQNTIASISLGTAVEATGYLFQDFPGGRVEGTVYRDLDNNGAIDAGEAGVGPGEFSSTPHIRLTGTDYAGNAVNLTATVNSSGLYQFSDVPHSDATGYTVTQLVQPTALADGKDSNGAGIVVSASAGRAAPENIVVGPLAPGATLNNRNFGELPTSTLSGTVYLDVNKNAVKDADETTGFSSAVLRLTGTNDLGQTLDCSITTGPTGSFSFPVASDPDPLCHVLRPGIYTLAETPPSGLTHSGAFIGSAGGVSGGVSGGVSGANKPAPGETNTTVSNIVITAGTTATRYDFGATGQGLSGYVYIDRNGNGARDADETGIAGVTVTLSGTADTGQDVCTLIDCDIVTDSGGNFLFPNVPGSDATGYTLTEQAQTSAPLSAYANGQNKAGTIGGAPRGTVQDDTIINIVLGQGEIGVNYAFGERAASMKGAVYIDANGDGLRQAGEAALPGITVTLSGTTQGGADICAERGALDPALSCVVTTEADGSYRFDDLPAGNYTLTESQPSNYADGRESSGTPAGTVDNGSFGSAPATNRVSNIPLTPGAQGTGYDFGEGATTISGRVYLDRARDGVDDGEPGIPGVTVTLRQSSAVVDAVTTGTDGGYRFGNLPAGSYTVEETQPAGYGSSTPDSQSMSISPGAGQIIDFGETVSTLAGSAFLDSNDDGVRQSEERGIEGVTVRLTGTDAAGKTVDRTLKTDANGDFQFADVLGGTYTLAETQPDNFSDGKDAIGTSGGTAGNDSLSGIVLAEGIDATGYVFGERGQGRGGKVYVDANLNGAMDPGEPGIPDVIIELQKPDGTVVETTQTGTDGSYSFVDIEAGEYVIVEKQPAGYGDAAENSGNRKALEIGVGGEAASINFGERAGSIEGRVYNDTNGNGLRDAGEPIIPGVTFRLEGTDVNGDAVDQTTTSGADGAYRFTALQAGTYRITETQPEGFDDGADTPGTAGGTATGDTIAGIVLGAAQDATGYLFGEDGEGARLEGRVWLDVDHDRVVDPDEPVRANWIVELMLDGSLIKSATTGPDGTYSLTGIAPGTGYELRFRSPENSAVYGSARPNENGSEATPGVISPANPTGALVDGGVLRNMTLKPGANVAEQSLPLDPSGVVYDSVRRVPVEGATVRFTGPAGFDPAQHLLGGLANVVQITGADGMYQYLLLQGAPAGVYTLAVTPPGGSYNPIQPSSIIPPCAGPLDVGPTPAPMLISRYNGAPPTSALAACTTGGDTTAYFLSFILTPGWSADVLNNNIPIDPILEGAIEVTKTTPMKDVNRGGLVPYTITARNTLAGAITGIDVVDRVPAGFRYRKGSATIGGLPVEPVDNGRLLVWPNQSFAAGETKTLQLLLVVGSGVGEGEHVNRAYAVNAAVNTVVSNVAEATVRLVPDPDFDCTDILGKVFDDRNMNGTQDEGEPGLPGVRLATARGLLITTDAEGRYHITCPMIPNEDRGSNFIIKLDTRTLPTGYRMTTVNPETIRLTRGKFAKLNFGAALGRVVRLDVNGEAFEGEALRPAFLKQVDGLIATLAEEPSVLRLAYGANGEEEGLVRRRLRALRQAIEERWQQDKERYRLVIEEETVVSAAGQQGDVK; this is translated from the coding sequence GTGACCGGGACGACATCGACGACGGGAACCCAGGTCAACACGGTCACCCTCACCATGCCGTCGGGCTACGCCGACGCCAACACGGCGAACAATGAAGCGAGCGCGACCTATCAGGTCGCCGATCCCACGGCGGACCTCTGGCTCACCAAAGCGAAAACGCCCAGCCCGGTTGAGGCCGGCGGCGAGATGACCAGCACCATCGTGGTGCATAATGATGGCCCGTCGGCGCTGGACTACAGTCCCGAAGCGCCGCTGCGCGTGACCGATACCGTCTCGGCGGACGAAACCTACGTATCTGCCGACGCTAACTGGTCCTGCAGCCAGACAGGCAATGAAATTGTCTGCGACAGGGTGGGCACCGGCACGCTTGCCGTTGATGGCACCGTGACGCTGACGCTGAAGACACAAGCCAGCCTCTCCGCCAACGCCACGCTTACCAATACGGCCTGTACCGGCTCTACCGGCAATTCGCTGGCGTTGCCCCTCGATACCAACGCGGCAAACGATTGCTCCGGGGCAGGTGTGCGCGCGACCACCGTGACGACCGATATGACGGTTCTGTCGGAAGTCTCGCTCAGTCCCTCTGGGCCGTGGTCGCAAAGTCCGGCCCTGGTCATCCCCTCGGGCACGCAGGATTTCTATATCCGTCTCACCGCGACCAACCTCGGCACGCAAACTGCGGAAACGGCGTGGGTGACATCCACGCTGACCAACCATCTCAACGACAAGGGTTTCATCACCAGCGTCGCACAGGTGAGCGCCACGAAGGGCAGCGCGGCTTTCGACCAGACCTCGGGCAAGATCAGCTGGACCTTCAACAGTTTTGCCGGCGGTACGAGCGAGACCGCAATTGTGAAGGTGTCGCGGCCGTTCAACAGCGGCTCATTCGAGAACATCGCGCACATCACGTCGCCCGATACGATCGACAGCGACAACAGTAACAACGATTCAACCGCCAATCCTGCCCTCTATACGGTTGATCCCCTGGCTGATGTGGCGGTGACGGACAAGTCCATCGCGCCCGACCCGCTGCATGTGGGCGTGGTGGGCACCTATACCATCAGCCTTCGCAACAACGGCGCGAACCCGGCCTCCGATGTGACGCTGACCGACGTGATCGACCCGTCGCGGTTCGAACTCGTGGGCAACCCCACCAAGACCAGGGGTGCCGGCACCTGCTCGAAGGATGACATGAGCGGGACCATCACTTGTAATCTCGGAACGCTCGCGCGCGGTGAGGCCATGCAAGTGATGCAGGATGTGCGCCCGCGCTTCCCCTTTGGCGGCGAGACGTCGAATTTCCCGCAAAGCCACACCAACACCGCATCGGCGACAACCTCCACCGCTGACAGCGATGCGACCAACGACAGCGCGTCGGTAACGCACCAGGTTACCGCGCCGACCTTCGATCTGGCCATTTCCAATCAGGAACCGGGGGCAAGCTACGATCCCGTGCGGTTCGGCCAGGATCTGGTCTATGATATCCGGGTCTCGAACTATGGTCCCTCGCGGGCCAACGATATCCTCATCACTGACACGCCCGAGCCGCCGGCCGGCTATTCGATGACGTTCGTGAAGGCCGAGATCAATCCGGTTGCGGCGAACGGCGGGATGACGCTTTATACTCCGCCCGCGGCCAGTTGCGCTGAGAGCGGCGGCACGGTGGAGTGCCGGCTGTCGCCCTCGACGGACACGAACTATCTCGATAAATCCCGCCAGGTGATTTTCCGGCTGTATTTCAAGCCGAGCGGCGATGCGCCACCAAATTCGCTGACCTTCACCAACCATGTGAACGTGGTGGCGCGCGAGCAACCTGGCATCAGCACGTCAGAGGCCGATGGCCAGCTTGACAATAACAAGGCGACGCAAACGACGACCGTGCTGCCGTCGGCCGATCTGGAGGTGGTCTCCAAGACTCGCGTCACGCCGGCGCCGGTCAGCGTCAACCAGCCGATCGAATACAGCATCGTCATTCGCAACAATGGCGTCTCGCCCACCACGCAGGTGCAGGTAACGGATACGCTGCCGGCGGGTTTCGTGCTGACAACCCCGGCTCCGACCGCAACAGCGGCGGGCACTGCCAGCGTCAGCAATATTTCCTGCAGCGGCACCAGCACCGTGCTGTGCATTCTGGATGGGTCTTTCCCGGCGGATGGCTCGCCGGTCACCATCAAGCTCTATGCACTGGCCAAATATCCTTACTCGGGGCCGTTCGATACCGACGTCGTCAACACGGCACGCATCGAGTCCGGAAAAGACAGCGATGGTCGTGAACTGAGCCGTGATCCGGATGACACGAACAATCAGAAAACCGCCACGGTTCAAATCTCGGGGTCCTCGATTGCCGGCGGCGTCTTTGCCGATGCCAATCTGGATGCTGTTTTCCAGACCGGCGAAGCCGTTGCCGGTGCGACCGTCACCCTGACCGGAACCGACAGCTACGGCAACGACGTCGGTCCGCTCACCAAGACGACCGGCGCCGATGGGCTTTTCACCTTCACCGGCCTGCCCGCCGGCACCTATCAGATTGTTGAAACCCAGCCTGCAAAGCTGTTCGATGGCCAGGAAACCGCAGGCACTGCGGGTGGTACGGTCAGCAACGACAGCTTCAGCAGCGCCGCGGCGCAGAACACCATTGCGTCTATTTCGCTGGGCACTGCGGTTGAAGCCACCGGCTATCTCTTTCAGGATTTTCCGGGCGGCCGGGTTGAGGGCACGGTTTACCGCGACCTCGACAACAATGGCGCGATCGATGCGGGGGAGGCTGGCGTCGGGCCAGGGGAGTTTTCCTCCACGCCTCACATCCGCCTCACCGGGACCGACTATGCGGGTAACGCAGTCAATCTGACGGCGACGGTCAACAGCAGCGGTCTCTACCAGTTCTCGGACGTGCCGCACTCCGATGCGACAGGCTATACCGTCACCCAGCTCGTGCAGCCCACCGCATTAGCGGATGGCAAGGATTCCAACGGTGCGGGCATTGTCGTGTCCGCCTCGGCTGGCCGCGCCGCGCCGGAGAATATTGTCGTGGGCCCGCTCGCGCCGGGCGCGACGCTCAATAACCGCAATTTCGGCGAGCTGCCCACCTCGACGCTGAGCGGTACGGTCTATCTCGACGTCAACAAGAATGCCGTGAAGGATGCGGACGAGACGACAGGTTTCTCGTCGGCCGTCCTTCGTCTCACCGGCACCAACGATCTGGGCCAGACGCTCGATTGCTCCATAACGACAGGTCCGACCGGCAGTTTCTCCTTCCCGGTCGCCTCCGATCCGGACCCGCTTTGCCATGTGTTGCGGCCGGGCATTTACACGCTTGCCGAAACGCCGCCTTCGGGCCTGACCCACAGCGGCGCCTTCATCGGCAGCGCGGGCGGCGTCTCGGGCGGCGTCTCGGGCGGCGTCAGCGGGGCCAATAAGCCGGCTCCGGGCGAGACGAACACCACCGTCTCGAATATCGTCATCACGGCAGGCACCACCGCTACCCGCTATGACTTCGGCGCAACCGGCCAGGGCCTGAGCGGCTATGTCTATATTGACCGCAACGGCAATGGCGCGCGCGATGCGGATGAGACGGGCATTGCCGGCGTCACGGTCACCCTGTCCGGCACGGCGGACACGGGGCAGGACGTCTGCACGCTCATCGACTGTGATATCGTCACTGACAGCGGCGGCAATTTCCTATTCCCCAACGTGCCGGGCTCTGATGCCACCGGCTACACCCTGACGGAACAGGCGCAGACCAGCGCGCCGCTTTCCGCCTATGCCAACGGGCAGAACAAGGCCGGCACCATCGGCGGGGCGCCCCGCGGTACGGTGCAGGACGATACAATCATCAACATCGTGCTCGGTCAGGGCGAGATCGGCGTGAACTATGCCTTTGGCGAGCGCGCCGCGTCCATGAAGGGTGCCGTTTATATCGATGCCAACGGCGATGGTCTGCGCCAGGCCGGCGAGGCAGCCCTGCCGGGTATCACCGTAACCCTTTCAGGCACCACGCAAGGGGGCGCGGATATCTGCGCCGAGCGAGGCGCGCTTGACCCGGCACTTTCGTGTGTCGTCACCACGGAGGCGGATGGCAGCTATCGCTTCGATGACCTGCCCGCAGGCAACTACACTCTGACCGAGAGCCAGCCGAGCAACTACGCCGACGGGCGCGAAAGCTCCGGCACCCCGGCCGGTACGGTGGATAACGGCAGCTTCGGCAGCGCGCCGGCCACCAACCGGGTGTCGAATATTCCGCTGACTCCCGGCGCGCAGGGCACCGGCTATGATTTTGGCGAAGGCGCGACGACCATCTCGGGCCGGGTTTATCTGGACCGGGCGCGCGATGGCGTTGATGACGGCGAGCCGGGCATTCCGGGCGTTACCGTCACCTTGCGTCAGAGCAGTGCGGTCGTTGATGCTGTGACGACCGGAACCGATGGCGGCTATCGCTTCGGCAACTTGCCGGCAGGCAGCTATACGGTCGAGGAAACCCAGCCTGCGGGCTATGGCTCCTCGACGCCGGACAGCCAGTCGATGAGCATTAGCCCCGGCGCGGGCCAGATTATCGATTTCGGCGAGACCGTCTCGACGCTGGCGGGCTCGGCATTCCTCGACAGCAACGATGATGGCGTCCGCCAGAGCGAGGAGCGCGGGATTGAGGGCGTCACCGTCCGTCTGACCGGCACCGATGCGGCGGGCAAGACCGTCGACCGCACGCTGAAAACCGATGCCAACGGCGACTTCCAGTTCGCGGATGTGCTGGGCGGCACCTACACGCTGGCGGAAACCCAGCCGGACAACTTCAGCGACGGCAAGGATGCTATCGGCACCTCCGGCGGCACCGCCGGCAATGACAGCCTGTCAGGCATTGTGCTGGCCGAAGGAATTGATGCCACCGGCTATGTTTTCGGCGAGCGCGGCCAGGGCCGAGGCGGCAAGGTTTATGTGGACGCCAACCTGAACGGCGCGATGGACCCCGGCGAGCCCGGCATTCCGGATGTCATCATCGAACTGCAAAAGCCGGACGGCACGGTGGTCGAGACCACCCAGACCGGCACGGATGGCAGCTACAGCTTCGTTGATATCGAGGCGGGCGAGTATGTGATCGTCGAGAAGCAGCCTGCCGGCTATGGCGATGCGGCGGAAAATTCCGGGAACCGCAAGGCCCTCGAGATTGGCGTTGGCGGCGAGGCCGCATCCATCAACTTCGGCGAGCGGGCCGGGTCGATCGAAGGCCGCGTGTATAACGACACCAACGGCAATGGCCTGCGCGATGCGGGTGAGCCCATCATTCCTGGCGTGACATTCAGGCTGGAGGGCACGGACGTCAACGGCGATGCGGTCGACCAGACGACCACATCAGGCGCTGACGGGGCCTATCGCTTCACGGCGTTGCAGGCTGGCACCTATCGCATCACTGAAACCCAGCCGGAAGGCTTTGACGACGGCGCGGATACGCCGGGCACCGCAGGCGGTACGGCCACGGGCGATACCATCGCGGGCATCGTGCTTGGCGCGGCCCAGGATGCCACCGGCTACCTGTTCGGCGAGGACGGCGAGGGCGCCCGGCTTGAAGGCCGCGTCTGGCTCGACGTTGACCACGATCGCGTGGTCGATCCTGATGAGCCGGTCCGCGCGAACTGGATCGTGGAGCTGATGCTGGACGGTTCGCTCATCAAGTCGGCGACAACCGGTCCTGACGGCACCTATTCGCTTACCGGCATTGCGCCGGGCACCGGCTACGAACTGCGTTTCCGCAGCCCGGAGAACAGCGCCGTTTATGGCAGCGCGCGCCCGAACGAGAACGGCAGCGAGGCCACGCCCGGCGTAATATCTCCGGCCAATCCCACCGGCGCGCTGGTTGATGGCGGTGTTCTTCGCAATATGACGCTGAAGCCGGGCGCGAACGTGGCGGAGCAGTCGCTGCCGCTCGATCCCTCGGGCGTGGTCTATGACTCCGTTCGCCGCGTGCCGGTGGAAGGCGCGACGGTGCGGTTCACCGGTCCGGCCGGGTTCGATCCGGCGCAGCATCTGCTGGGCGGTCTGGCCAACGTGGTCCAGATCACCGGCGCGGACGGTATGTACCAGTACCTGCTGTTGCAGGGCGCGCCGGCGGGCGTTTACACCCTCGCCGTCACGCCGCCGGGCGGCAGCTACAACCCCATCCAGCCGTCGAGCATCATTCCGCCTTGCGCGGGGCCGCTGGACGTGGGCCCGACGCCGGCTCCGATGCTGATTTCGCGCTATAACGGCGCACCGCCGACCAGCGCGCTTGCCGCCTGTACCACGGGCGGCGACACGACCGCCTATTTCCTGAGCTTCATACTCACCCCCGGCTGGTCGGCCGACGTGCTGAACAACAACATCCCGATCGACCCCATTCTTGAGGGCGCGATCGAGGTCACCAAGACGACGCCGATGAAGGACGTCAACCGGGGCGGGCTCGTGCCGTACACCATCACGGCGCGCAACACGCTGGCGGGCGCGATTACCGGCATTGATGTGGTTGACCGCGTGCCGGCCGGTTTCCGCTACCGCAAGGGCAGCGCCACCATTGGCGGGCTGCCGGTGGAGCCGGTGGACAATGGCCGCCTGCTCGTGTGGCCGAACCAGAGCTTCGCGGCGGGCGAGACCAAAACTCTCCAGCTGCTGCTGGTGGTCGGCTCCGGCGTGGGCGAGGGCGAGCATGTGAACCGGGCCTACGCGGTGAACGCGGCGGTGAACACCGTCGTCTCGAACGTCGCGGAAGCCACCGTGCGCCTGGTCCCCGATCCGGATTTCGACTGCACCGATATCCTCGGCAAGGTCTTTGACGACCGCAACATGAACGGCACGCAGGACGAAGGCGAGCCGGGGCTGCCCGGCGTGCGCCTGGCAACCGCGCGCGGCCTTCTGATTACGACCGATGCGGAAGGGCGGTATCACATCACCTGTCCGATGATCCCGAACGAGGATCGTGGCTCGAACTTCATCATCAAGCTCGACACCCGCACGCTGCCAACCGGCTACCGGATGACGACGGTCAACCCGGAGACGATCCGGCTGACGCGTGGCAAGTTCGCCAAGCTCAACTTCGGCGCGGCGCTTGGCCGGGTCGTGCGGCTGGATGTGAACGGCGAGGCCTTTGAGGGCGAGGCCCTGCGCCCCGCTTTCCTGAAGCAGGTGGATGGGCTGATCGCAACGCTGGCCGAAGAGCCTTCGGTGCTGCGCCTGGCTTATGGCGCGAACGGGGAAGAGGAAGGGCTCGTCCGCCGTCGGCTGCGCGCCCTGCGCCAGGCCATCGAGGAACGGTGGCAACAGGACAAGGAGCGATACAGACTGGTGATTGAGGAAGAGACGGTTGTCTCGGCTGCCGGTCAGCAGGGAGACGTGAAATGA
- a CDS encoding DUF11 domain-containing protein, with protein MAGRSVARGLIAGLLTLVSLSAMAADVQVSTYDWDPEPIPNGATATFSIVVASSGGSVSDAKLAVDVSSKFEVDPGNIPAGCALSGAAGAQTLNCDLPTLESGGSYTFSYSATAVALGSANTTATISSATAADINTANDSLTVTPAVQAGADLTVTQADNLPDDTIAAGGVITYTLTANNAGPDATAAIKLTDNLPAASDFEYQNATGTNWSCAHSGTQVICTYTGPAITGALPPVSISGKVVRQTTGTITNGAFVTLTDSLVVEPNPGNNAAASLTTNIIAGSDMRVSKDMPAIIVRGTDATVTLGIYNDGPQTISGATITDTIVSNFTLGTMPARWQMATAGFSRFR; from the coding sequence TTGGCAGGCCGCAGCGTGGCGCGCGGCCTGATCGCCGGACTTTTGACTCTGGTGTCGCTGTCAGCAATGGCGGCCGACGTGCAGGTTTCCACCTATGATTGGGACCCGGAGCCCATTCCCAACGGCGCTACGGCAACATTCTCGATTGTCGTTGCCAGCAGCGGCGGGTCTGTCTCCGACGCAAAGCTGGCGGTTGACGTCTCCAGCAAGTTCGAGGTCGATCCAGGCAATATTCCAGCGGGCTGTGCGCTGAGCGGCGCGGCGGGAGCGCAGACCCTGAACTGCGATCTGCCCACCCTGGAATCAGGAGGCAGCTACACCTTTAGCTATAGTGCCACCGCAGTCGCTCTTGGATCGGCGAACACCACCGCCACCATTTCCAGCGCCACGGCGGCTGACATAAACACGGCCAATGACAGTCTGACGGTGACCCCAGCCGTGCAGGCGGGCGCTGACCTGACCGTGACCCAGGCAGATAACCTGCCTGACGACACCATCGCTGCGGGCGGCGTCATCACCTATACCCTCACCGCGAACAATGCAGGCCCCGACGCCACCGCGGCCATCAAACTGACGGACAATCTGCCTGCGGCATCGGACTTCGAATACCAGAATGCCACCGGCACCAACTGGAGCTGCGCCCACAGCGGCACGCAGGTCATCTGCACCTATACAGGCCCGGCCATAACCGGCGCGCTGCCGCCGGTCAGCATTTCCGGCAAGGTGGTGCGCCAGACCACCGGCACCATTACCAACGGCGCTTTCGTCACGCTTACCGACTCGCTGGTGGTGGAGCCCAACCCCGGCAACAACGCGGCCGCAAGCCTGACGACCAACATTATCGCGGGCAGCGATATGCGTGTCTCCAAGGACATGCCGGCGATTATCGTTCGTGGCACCGATGCCACCGTGACTCTCGGCATCTATAATGATGGTCCGCAGACCATCTCGGGCGCGACCATTACCGACACCATTGTGAGTAATTTCACGCTTGGCACCATGCCGGCACGCTGGCAGATGGCGACAGCCGGATTTTCTCGATTCCGGTGA
- a CDS encoding DUF6491 family protein, translating to MRLTVPSLAVMLALAACATQEAKPDPALAAPATGKPVSCINKDQVVSRRPLGDKAILFEMLGGKRYRNDLPAACPSLSRADMETLVFEVHGSQYCRNDSFRVVDPMAMRSVGIKAFPICRLGEFTPIGKERQR from the coding sequence ATGCGGCTGACAGTTCCGTCCCTTGCGGTCATGCTGGCTCTGGCCGCTTGCGCCACGCAGGAGGCAAAGCCAGACCCTGCGCTTGCCGCGCCCGCAACCGGCAAGCCGGTTTCCTGCATCAATAAGGACCAGGTCGTCAGTCGCCGCCCGCTGGGGGACAAGGCCATCCTGTTCGAGATGCTGGGCGGCAAGCGCTACCGCAACGATCTCCCTGCCGCTTGCCCGTCGCTGAGCCGCGCGGACATGGAAACCTTGGTGTTCGAGGTGCACGGCAGCCAGTATTGCCGCAACGACAGTTTCCGGGTGGTTGACCCCATGGCGATGCGGTCCGTCGGCATAAAAGCCTTCCCCATTTGCAGGCTTGGGGAATTCACGCCCATCGGCAAAGAACGGCAAAGATAA
- a CDS encoding LacI family DNA-binding transcriptional regulator, translated as MARKTIDDVAALAGVSIKTVSRVMNNEPNVRPETRDRVREAMAALDYQPSLHARSLAGRRSKLVGLVYDNPSASYVMDVQSGAMTRCRAEGYRLFIQPCNDMGEDAVAEVLAMVEQTHVDGLVIAPPMSGNAKLLRALERRNVTFVCIAPDDQARATLSVMMDDEAAAREMTAYLVGLGHRDIGFIAGHPEHVSSRQRLQGFQKEMESRGLKIREAWMAHGFNTVASGAEAGRQMLSKRDRPTAIFASNDDMAAGVLMAAHELGVSVPGDLSVSGFDDTQLASVVWPSLTTVRQPSCDMAHAAVGLLIDRLAGKKTASVVQLAYDMVVRGSTAALPAAVKRRAPRAAG; from the coding sequence ATGGCGCGCAAGACGATTGATGATGTGGCCGCGCTGGCTGGAGTGTCGATCAAGACGGTCTCCCGCGTCATGAACAACGAGCCCAATGTGCGGCCGGAAACCCGGGACCGCGTGCGGGAAGCGATGGCGGCGCTGGATTATCAGCCCAGCTTGCATGCCCGCAGTCTGGCGGGAAGGCGCTCGAAGCTGGTCGGCCTTGTGTATGACAATCCCAGCGCCAGCTATGTCATGGACGTGCAGAGCGGCGCGATGACCCGCTGCCGGGCGGAAGGGTACCGGCTGTTCATCCAGCCCTGCAACGACATGGGGGAGGATGCCGTTGCTGAGGTTCTGGCGATGGTCGAGCAGACCCATGTGGATGGGCTGGTGATTGCCCCGCCCATGTCCGGCAACGCGAAGCTGCTGCGCGCGCTGGAGCGCCGGAACGTCACCTTCGTGTGCATCGCGCCGGACGATCAGGCGCGGGCCACCCTTTCGGTGATGATGGACGATGAGGCCGCGGCCCGTGAGATGACAGCCTATCTCGTCGGCCTCGGGCACCGGGACATCGGCTTCATCGCCGGCCACCCCGAGCACGTATCGAGCCGCCAGCGCCTGCAGGGTTTCCAGAAGGAGATGGAGAGCCGGGGACTCAAGATCCGTGAGGCATGGATGGCGCACGGCTTCAACACCGTTGCCTCCGGCGCGGAAGCCGGCCGGCAGATGCTATCGAAGCGCGACCGGCCGACAGCAATCTTCGCCTCCAATGACGACATGGCAGCGGGTGTGCTGATGGCCGCCCATGAGCTGGGCGTCAGCGTGCCGGGCGATCTTTCCGTCAGCGGATTTGACGATACGCAGCTTGCAAGCGTCGTCTGGCCGTCGCTGACGACGGTGCGGCAACCAAGCTGCGACATGGCTCATGCGGCGGTGGGGCTGCTGATCGATCGGCTGGCGGGCAAGAAGACCGCCTCTGTGGTGCAGCTGGCCTATGATATGGTGGTGCGGGGCTCCACTGCCGCGCTGCCTGCCGCCGTCAAGCGCCGCGCGCCGCGCGCCGCGGGATAA
- a CDS encoding oxidoreductase produces the protein MTAPISAGMIGFGLAGAVFHAQLIRAIPGLRLTHVCTSRTAEAQQAGLAVAESADTMLADPGIDLVVIASPNHTHFPLARAALMAGKHVVVDKPIAVTIEEADELIALARTRQRLLTVFHNRRWDGDFLTLRHLIDEGQLGEIMLYEAWWDRFRPTIKQGWRETATPGGGLLNDLGPHLIDQAISLFGWPEAISADIAAQRQGVCVDDYFALTLYYGEKRVRLGASTLVAHPRPRFAAHGMRGSFIKHGLDPQEAQLRAGMPPTADGFGVDAPEHYGTLHSADGQAVVIPTETGRWVTFYEAVRDAIRSGAPAPVDPADARAGLALIELARRSAREGRRLAADA, from the coding sequence ATGACCGCCCCTATTTCCGCAGGCATGATCGGTTTCGGGCTGGCGGGCGCAGTGTTCCATGCCCAGCTGATTCGCGCGATCCCAGGCCTCAGGCTGACGCATGTTTGCACCTCCCGCACGGCGGAGGCCCAGCAGGCAGGACTTGCGGTGGCGGAAAGCGCGGACACGATGCTGGCTGATCCGGGTATTGATCTCGTCGTCATCGCCTCGCCCAACCACACCCACTTTCCGCTGGCCAGGGCCGCCCTGATGGCGGGCAAGCATGTAGTGGTGGACAAGCCAATCGCCGTGACTATCGAGGAGGCGGATGAACTTATTGCGCTGGCACGCACGCGGCAGCGGCTGCTCACGGTGTTTCACAACCGCCGCTGGGACGGCGACTTCCTCACGCTGAGGCACCTGATCGATGAGGGACAGCTCGGCGAGATCATGCTGTACGAGGCATGGTGGGACCGGTTTCGCCCCACGATCAAGCAAGGCTGGCGCGAGACGGCCACGCCTGGCGGCGGCCTGCTCAATGATCTGGGCCCGCATCTCATCGACCAGGCAATCAGCCTGTTCGGTTGGCCTGAGGCCATAAGCGCGGATATCGCGGCGCAGCGGCAAGGCGTGTGCGTTGATGACTATTTTGCCCTCACGCTCTACTACGGCGAGAAGCGCGTGCGGCTCGGCGCATCCACGCTGGTCGCCCACCCTCGCCCCCGCTTCGCGGCGCACGGCATGCGCGGGAGCTTCATAAAACACGGCCTCGACCCGCAGGAGGCGCAGCTGCGCGCCGGAATGCCGCCCACGGCGGACGGGTTCGGCGTCGATGCGCCGGAGCATTACGGCACGCTCCACAGCGCGGACGGGCAAGCCGTCGTAATCCCGACCGAGACCGGCCGGTGGGTGACGTTCTACGAGGCCGTTCGGGATGCCATCCGCTCGGGTGCGCCCGCGCCGGTCGACCCCGCTGATGCGCGCGCAGGGCTCGCGCTGATTGAACTGGCCCGGCGCAGCGCTCGGGAAGGCCGACGCCTTGCCGCCGATGCCTGA